A region from the Lolium perenne isolate Kyuss_39 chromosome 4, Kyuss_2.0, whole genome shotgun sequence genome encodes:
- the LOC127294894 gene encoding uncharacterized protein — translation MPASSWFHKLRRKRRKGRPSGACPSPSPIHGAAADEPIAVVTTTVASTDDQRTQQRQRPIAEPRSPAGPAPAPCAGYSPNRPSYYFPTADRAARPDGGLRCIAPRGGDDDSTVLDVRVDVVHRRAGRLGGIDAPPATPELNLRRIVTRPLAKNEPAGDVPGSSGSTTTSAATTPSTCRARGFHVRPASTRTRRRRRRGHDDDNNNVRKHKDKAVEAAPAHVGSTTTTRGRRWLYESLVVVKTSSDPEREMAESMAEMVAANHIRSSDDLQELLACYLALNAAEHHRAVVAAFRRVWLHIASQRLLHHPRH, via the coding sequence ATGCCAGCCTCCTCCTGGTTCCACAAgctcaggaggaagaggaggaagggcagGCCATCAGGCGCGTGTCCTAGTCCGAGTCCGATCCATGGCGCCGCCGCGGACGAGCCGATCGCCGTCGTCACCACCACGGTGGCGTCGACGGACGATCAGCGAACCCAGCAGCGCCAACGGCCGATAGCGGAGCCGCGGTCACCGGCAGGTCCGGCACCAGCACCCTGCGCCGGCTACTCCCCGAACAGACCATCCTACTACTTCCCGACTGCGGACCGCGCCGCGCGCCCGGACGGTGGCCTCCGGTGCATTGCCCcgcgcggcggcgacgacgacagCACTGTCCTGGACGTCCGCGTTGACGTGGTCCACCGCCGCGCCGGCAGGCTCGGCGGGATCGACGCGCCCCCCGCCACGCCCGAGCTCAACCTCCGGCGCATCGTCACGAGACCCCTCGCCAAGAACGAGCCCGCGGGCGACGTCCCTGGGAGCAGCGGCAGCACCACCACCTCGGCTGCCACCACGCCGTCCACCTGCAGGGCGCGGGGCTTCCACGTGAGGCCGGCCAGCACCAGGACCaggaggcgacggcggcgcggcCACGACGACGACAACAATAATGTCCGAAAGCACAAGGACAAGGCGGTGGAGGCGGCGCCGGCGCACGTCggttcgacgacgacgacgagggggcGGCGGTGGCTGTACGAGAGCCTGGTGGTGGTGAAGACCTCGTCGGACCCGGAGCGGGAGATGGCGGAGAGCATGGCGGAGATGGTGGCGGCCAACCACATCCGCTCCTCCGACGACCTCCAGGAGCTGCTCGCCTGCTACCTCGCGCTCAACGCCGCCGAGCACCAccgcgccgtcgtcgccgccttcCGCCGCGTCTGGCTACACATCGCCAGCCAAAGACTGCTGCACCACCCGCGCCACTAG